The Brevibacillus brevis genome contains a region encoding:
- a CDS encoding sigma 54-interacting transcriptional regulator, with protein MDHTIVLIAKGTDTLEFLLKELRAYFEPYCKVIGYASHEHIPDLSGVDHVFITTKSPELYTVARQAVADSVPITVLNRFFELRKMKALMQIPPGTTVPVMNNSPVTAQEVIQNLIEANVDHINYVPFHPGCTFDDLEFQYAIIMSIADVPLPPHVEVIDLGFRKINIHDLIDIGRKVGVPSEWEREYLSAFILEMSELAKMLGTSYAEVQKLNSQLQSTFQAVKDPVIACNEQGLITFINDVAVELFCPHASSIVGQPYTVLKEYSLLQPFFEQEDQEDALVTIDHKQFIVSSQSIRRRHEHLGFVCTLKDVTEIQRLRTTLTLRGHTATYSFSDIKGQSQPLLQVIELGKKMAKNNQTILLTGENGTGKELFAHAIHQHSLRKNGPFVAINCASLPENLLESELFGYEDGAFTGARKGGKPGLFEQADGGTIFLDEVGDISGAIQVKLLRVLQEKQVIRVGGTGILSVDCRIIAATNRDLEDAVSQGSFREDLFYRLAVLPIQIPALRERISDIPLLIDEHLEQQGIRKTWSPEVMELFYRHDWRGNIRELKNVVDYAITVSEHPVIGIQDLPKRLTDSLFQKQQTASIPKLDDNRDLDILYCLHHYYVSNKPVGRYQLAHSPELQSVGWTESALRHKLKLLEQQGFVRSGTTRQGTSITPAGIELLRKHGRI; from the coding sequence ATGGACCACACCATTGTCTTAATTGCAAAAGGAACGGACACTCTCGAATTTTTGCTAAAAGAACTGCGGGCTTATTTCGAACCGTATTGCAAAGTCATCGGCTATGCCAGCCATGAGCACATTCCCGATTTGAGCGGAGTCGATCATGTCTTTATTACCACCAAATCCCCGGAGCTGTACACAGTGGCCCGTCAAGCTGTCGCTGACTCCGTACCCATCACGGTTTTAAACCGTTTTTTCGAGTTGCGCAAAATGAAAGCGCTGATGCAGATTCCTCCGGGGACGACCGTACCTGTCATGAATAATTCGCCTGTGACTGCACAAGAGGTCATTCAAAATTTAATAGAGGCGAACGTTGATCATATCAATTACGTCCCTTTTCACCCTGGCTGTACATTTGATGATCTTGAATTTCAATACGCGATCATTATGAGCATCGCTGACGTACCGTTGCCTCCTCACGTAGAGGTTATCGATCTCGGATTTCGCAAAATCAACATTCATGACTTGATTGATATCGGTCGCAAAGTAGGCGTGCCCAGTGAATGGGAGCGCGAGTATTTGTCTGCCTTTATCTTGGAAATGTCTGAGCTCGCCAAAATGCTCGGCACCTCCTATGCAGAAGTACAGAAGCTGAACAGCCAGCTGCAATCTACCTTTCAGGCAGTCAAAGACCCCGTGATCGCTTGTAACGAACAAGGTCTGATCACGTTTATAAACGACGTCGCCGTTGAGCTGTTTTGTCCACATGCATCCTCTATTGTTGGACAACCGTACACGGTGTTGAAGGAGTACAGCTTGCTCCAGCCCTTTTTTGAGCAGGAAGATCAGGAGGACGCCCTCGTAACCATTGATCACAAGCAATTTATCGTCAGCAGTCAAAGCATCCGCCGCAGGCATGAGCATTTAGGCTTCGTTTGTACGCTAAAAGACGTGACCGAAATCCAGCGCTTGCGAACTACACTTACGTTGCGCGGTCATACAGCCACCTACTCCTTTTCCGATATCAAAGGACAAAGCCAACCGCTGCTCCAAGTCATCGAGCTCGGCAAAAAGATGGCAAAAAACAATCAAACGATCCTGCTGACAGGCGAAAACGGAACGGGAAAAGAGCTGTTCGCCCATGCCATTCATCAGCACTCGCTACGCAAAAACGGCCCCTTTGTCGCAATCAACTGTGCCTCCTTGCCGGAAAACCTGCTGGAGAGCGAGCTGTTCGGCTACGAAGACGGTGCCTTTACAGGAGCGCGAAAAGGCGGAAAGCCCGGCCTGTTTGAGCAAGCGGACGGTGGGACGATTTTTCTCGATGAGGTGGGGGACATCTCTGGAGCCATTCAGGTCAAGCTGCTTCGCGTACTGCAAGAAAAGCAGGTCATCCGTGTAGGCGGAACAGGCATTCTCTCTGTGGATTGCCGCATCATCGCTGCTACCAATCGCGATTTGGAAGACGCTGTTTCCCAAGGAAGCTTTCGCGAGGATCTGTTCTATCGCTTGGCTGTCCTGCCGATCCAGATTCCCGCTTTGCGCGAGCGAATCAGTGATATTCCCCTTCTTATCGATGAGCATCTGGAGCAGCAAGGCATTCGCAAAACATGGTCGCCAGAAGTCATGGAGCTATTCTATCGCCATGACTGGCGGGGGAACATTCGCGAACTGAAAAATGTCGTCGACTACGCCATTACGGTAAGCGAGCATCCTGTCATCGGCATTCAGGATCTTCCCAAACGTTTGACCGATAGCCTATTTCAAAAGCAGCAGACGGCTTCTATCCCCAAATTGGACGACAACCGCGACCTGGATATTTTGTATTGCTTGCATCATTATTACGTATCCAACAAACCAGTCGGGCGTTATCAATTGGCTCACTCCCCTGAACTACAATCCGTAGGCTGGACGGAGAGCGCACTGCGCCACAAGCTGAAACTGCTAGAGCAGCAAGGATTCGTGCGTTCAGGCACAACCCGACAAGGAACCTCCATCACCCCCGCGGGTATCGAATTGTTGCGAAAACACGGGCGAATTTAG
- a CDS encoding YfcC family protein, with the protein MSTHPLKPAKKRFSVPHTYAILFIIIILAALASYVLPAGEFERVKDAASGKTIVVNGSYHPVESDPVSFFDMFKAIPEGMQKGAQIIFYIFIVSGVFGIIRQTGAIEAGINKGVRHLEGREKLLIPASMFLFSIGGFTMGMAEESIIFVPIGIALARAMGFDAVTGTAMITMGAAAGFMGGMINPFTVGVAQSLAQLPLFSGLTFRAVVYVFVLAFAIWYVMRYAYRVKADPTKSVLYGVENHASQEQATVDIPDLNARHKLVFLVMVCGLAFNVYGVFKYEWFLTELTASFLIMGLVAGLVGGLSVNTLFDSFVAGARAVTFGALIVGFARAITVVLEDGKIIDTMINGLTSAIGHLPDAVNVIAMFVIQAFLNLFISSGSGQAATTMPIMVPIADLLGIQRQIAVLAFQYGDAVTNSIIPTSSALMGYLAVAGIPYEKWVKFIWKLLAGWAVIASIALIVAVTIGVS; encoded by the coding sequence ATGTCTACACATCCATTGAAACCTGCAAAGAAACGTTTTTCTGTGCCGCATACGTATGCCATCCTCTTTATCATCATCATTTTGGCAGCCCTGGCTTCCTACGTGCTCCCGGCAGGTGAGTTCGAACGCGTCAAGGACGCTGCCTCAGGCAAAACCATCGTCGTCAACGGCAGCTACCATCCTGTAGAAAGTGATCCGGTCTCGTTCTTTGACATGTTCAAAGCGATTCCAGAAGGGATGCAAAAAGGAGCGCAAATCATTTTCTACATCTTTATTGTAAGCGGTGTATTCGGAATCATCCGCCAGACCGGAGCGATTGAAGCCGGGATCAATAAAGGGGTCCGACACTTGGAGGGTCGGGAAAAGCTGCTTATTCCTGCTTCCATGTTCCTCTTCTCCATCGGTGGCTTCACGATGGGAATGGCAGAAGAAAGCATCATCTTCGTTCCGATCGGTATTGCGCTGGCTCGTGCAATGGGCTTTGATGCCGTAACTGGTACAGCCATGATCACCATGGGGGCGGCAGCCGGCTTCATGGGCGGGATGATCAATCCATTTACAGTTGGGGTGGCGCAGTCGCTCGCGCAATTACCGCTCTTCTCTGGACTTACCTTCCGTGCCGTTGTGTATGTCTTCGTGCTCGCTTTTGCCATCTGGTACGTCATGCGCTATGCGTACCGTGTCAAAGCAGACCCGACCAAGAGTGTGCTTTATGGCGTAGAGAATCACGCTAGTCAAGAACAGGCAACAGTAGACATCCCAGATTTGAATGCACGCCACAAGCTCGTGTTCCTGGTAATGGTCTGTGGTCTCGCCTTCAACGTATACGGTGTATTCAAGTACGAATGGTTCCTGACAGAGCTTACTGCTTCCTTCCTGATCATGGGCCTGGTTGCTGGTCTCGTCGGAGGTTTGTCGGTCAATACGCTGTTCGATTCCTTCGTCGCTGGTGCGAGAGCCGTTACGTTTGGCGCGCTGATCGTCGGTTTTGCCCGTGCGATCACGGTCGTCTTGGAAGACGGAAAAATTATCGATACGATGATTAACGGTCTGACTTCGGCGATTGGTCATTTGCCAGATGCCGTAAACGTCATCGCCATGTTTGTGATTCAAGCCTTTCTCAATCTCTTCATTTCTTCCGGTAGTGGACAGGCAGCGACAACCATGCCGATCATGGTGCCGATTGCGGATTTGCTCGGCATCCAACGTCAGATAGCGGTTCTTGCCTTCCAATACGGTGATGCTGTTACCAACTCGATTATCCCGACTTCTTCTGCGTTGATGGGCTATCTGGCTGTTGCAGGCATTCCGTATGAGAAATGGGTCAAATTCATTTGGAAGCTGCTGGCTGGCTGGGCCGTGATCGCCTCGATCGCGCTCATTGTAGCAGTGACAATCGGCGTTTCGTAA
- a CDS encoding M20 peptidase aminoacylase family protein, with protein MRTTIKQLQPAIFSLYEHLHQHPEISWEEVQTTSFIADFLEKHHCRVTTFDDVTGVVGEWGDLTPGKLTVGVRADMDALWQEVNGVFTANHSCGHDAHMTMALGVLMVLQAMGVQLPGRLKLIFQPAEESGNGALAMVNKKIVDDVDFLYGVHLRPIQEIPRGTAASAILHGAAGTIFGQIKGADAHGARPHLGVNAIEVAAAIVEQLKGIHLDPLVPYSVKMTQLAAGSKSSNIIPGSAQFHLDLRAQTNEVIHALFARVEHILQHVSRLYEVELSYEITERVYAAEVNEEARLIMADAITQALGAEKLEPPIQTPGAEDFHYYTKERPQLRATMLGLGCGLTPGLHHPQMTFEKEALLDGIEILARTVLKTFERQSI; from the coding sequence ATGCGCACAACGATCAAACAATTGCAGCCCGCCATTTTTTCTCTATACGAGCATTTACACCAGCATCCAGAGATAAGCTGGGAGGAAGTACAGACCACCTCGTTTATCGCTGACTTCTTGGAAAAACACCATTGCCGCGTCACTACCTTTGACGACGTGACGGGAGTTGTTGGCGAATGGGGCGATCTGACGCCAGGAAAATTGACTGTAGGCGTACGAGCAGACATGGACGCACTCTGGCAAGAAGTGAACGGCGTCTTTACCGCTAACCATTCCTGCGGACACGATGCGCATATGACCATGGCATTAGGCGTCCTCATGGTACTGCAAGCAATGGGCGTCCAGCTCCCTGGGCGCCTGAAGCTCATTTTCCAACCAGCGGAAGAAAGCGGAAATGGCGCACTTGCGATGGTGAACAAGAAAATAGTGGACGATGTTGATTTTCTGTACGGCGTACACCTTCGTCCTATTCAAGAAATTCCGCGCGGTACAGCTGCTTCTGCGATCCTGCATGGGGCCGCTGGTACGATATTCGGGCAAATCAAGGGTGCCGATGCTCATGGCGCACGGCCTCATCTCGGAGTCAACGCTATCGAGGTAGCCGCAGCGATTGTTGAGCAGTTAAAAGGCATTCACCTCGATCCGCTCGTCCCTTATTCGGTCAAAATGACGCAGCTTGCAGCCGGCAGCAAAAGCAGCAATATCATTCCGGGCTCAGCGCAGTTCCACTTGGATCTGCGGGCACAGACGAATGAAGTCATTCACGCCCTATTTGCCCGTGTCGAGCACATTTTGCAGCACGTTTCCCGTCTCTATGAAGTTGAGCTGTCGTACGAGATCACCGAACGTGTCTATGCAGCGGAAGTGAATGAAGAAGCGAGACTGATCATGGCGGATGCCATTACCCAAGCCTTGGGGGCAGAAAAACTCGAACCGCCGATCCAGACACCAGGCGCGGAAGACTTCCACTACTACACCAAAGAACGTCCACAGCTTCGCGCGACCATGCTAGGTTTAGGCTGTGGCCTGACACCAGGACTTCATCACCCGCAGATGACTTTTGAAAAAGAAGCACTGCTAGACGGCATCGAGATTTTGGCAAGAACGGTACTGAAAACGTTTGAGCGACAATCCATATGA